In Pseudomonas saudiphocaensis, one DNA window encodes the following:
- a CDS encoding ribonucleotide-diphosphate reductase subunit beta: MLSWDEFDEEETTTAPSAATPAAVAQPAPQTATKLDNQAAGSVEEARAVAADDSSAVARAKQALNELDIREGLAELEGESARVQVGDKQMINARADLNQLVPFKYDWAWQKYLDGCANHWMPQEVNMTADIALWKSVDGLSEDERRIVKRNLGFFSTADSLVANNLVLAVYRLITNPECRQYILRQAFEEAIHTHAYQYCIESLGMDEGEIFNMYHEIPSVAKKASWGLKYTRSISDPTFQTGTVETDKEFLRNLIAYYCVLEGIFFYCGFTQILSMGRRNKMTGTAEQFQYILRDESMHLNFGIDVINQIKIENPHLWDAQMKDEATQMILQGTQLEIEYARDTMPRGVLGMNAAMMEDYLKFIANRRLTQIGLKEEYPGTTNPFPWMSEIMDLKKEKNFFETRVIEYQTGGALSWD, translated from the coding sequence ATGCTGAGCTGGGACGAATTCGACGAAGAAGAAACCACCACCGCGCCAAGCGCCGCCACGCCGGCCGCTGTTGCGCAACCTGCGCCACAGACCGCCACAAAACTGGACAACCAGGCCGCCGGCTCCGTCGAAGAAGCCCGCGCCGTTGCCGCTGACGATTCCTCCGCCGTTGCCCGCGCCAAGCAGGCGCTCAACGAGCTCGACATCCGCGAAGGCCTTGCTGAGCTGGAAGGCGAATCCGCCCGCGTTCAGGTCGGCGACAAGCAGATGATCAACGCCCGCGCCGACCTCAACCAGCTCGTCCCCTTCAAGTACGACTGGGCCTGGCAGAAGTATCTGGATGGCTGCGCCAACCACTGGATGCCGCAAGAGGTCAACATGACCGCCGACATCGCCCTGTGGAAGAGCGTGGACGGCCTCTCCGAGGACGAGCGCCGCATCGTCAAGCGCAACCTCGGCTTCTTCTCCACCGCCGACAGCCTGGTGGCCAACAACCTGGTGCTGGCCGTGTACCGCCTGATCACCAACCCCGAGTGCCGCCAGTACATCCTGCGCCAGGCCTTCGAAGAGGCGATCCACACCCACGCCTACCAGTACTGCATCGAATCGCTGGGCATGGATGAAGGCGAGATCTTCAACATGTACCACGAGATCCCGAGCGTCGCGAAGAAGGCCTCCTGGGGCCTCAAGTACACCCGCTCGATCTCCGACCCGACCTTCCAGACCGGCACCGTCGAGACCGACAAGGAATTCCTGCGCAACCTCATCGCCTACTACTGCGTACTGGAAGGCATCTTCTTCTACTGCGGCTTCACCCAGATCCTCTCCATGGGCCGCCGCAACAAGATGACCGGCACCGCCGAGCAGTTCCAGTACATCCTGCGCGACGAGTCCATGCACCTGAACTTCGGCATCGACGTGATCAACCAGATCAAGATCGAAAACCCGCACCTGTGGGACGCCCAGATGAAGGACGAAGCGACCCAGATGATTCTCCAGGGCACCCAACTGGAAATCGAATACGCCCGCGACACCATGCCCCGCGGCGTACTGGGCATGAACGCGGCGATGATGGAGGACTACCTCAAATTCATCGCCAACCGCCGGTTGACGCAGATTGGATTGAAGGAAGAGTACCCGGGCACCACCAACCCGTTCCCGTGGATGAGTGAAATCATGGATCTGAAGAAAGAGAAGAACTTCTTTGAGACGCGAGTGATTGAGTATCAGACTGGTGGGGCTTTGAGCTGGGATTGA
- a CDS encoding ribonucleoside-diphosphate reductase subunit alpha yields the protein MQNESIRENPQAADTTLDLAATAPGQLRVIKRNGTVVPYTDDKITIAITKAFLAVEGDNAAASSRIHDTVARLTEQVTATFKRRMPSGGTIHIEEIQDQVELALMRAGEQKVARDYVIYREARAQERKNASVGGQIAQPHPSIRIVQADGSQRPLDLGRLQTILREACEGLAEVDGALIERETLKNLYDGVAEKDVNTALVMTARTLVEREPNYSYVTARLLMDTLRAEALGFLEVAESATHHEMADLYAKALPVYVEKGVEFELLDPRLKEFDLAKLGAAINHEQDQQFTYLGLQTLYDRYFIHKDNVRFELPQIFFMRVAMGLAIEEEQREVRAIEFYNLLSSFDYMASTPTLFNAGTLRPQLSSCYLTTVPDDLGGIYDSIRDNALLSKFAGGLGNDWTNVRALGAYIKGTNGKSQGVVPFLKVVNDTAVAVNQGGKRKGAVCAYLETWHLDIEEFLELRKNTGDDRRRTHDMNTANWIPDLFMKRVFDDGKWTLFSPNEVPDLHDLTGKAFEERYEYYEALTEYGKIRNFKTLQAKDLWRKMLSMLFETGHPWLTFKDPCNLRSPQQHVGVVHSSNLCTEITLNTSADEIAVCNLGSVNLPKHIVDGKLDTAKLERTIRTAVRMLDNVIDINYYSVPQARNSNLKHRPVGLGIMGFQDALYLQHIPYGSEAAIEFADKSMEAVSYYAIQASCDLADERGAYETFQGSLWNQGILPLDSQQILIEARGRKYIDVDLTESLDWAPVRERVKNGIRNSNIMAIAPTATIANITGVSQSIEPTYQNLYVKSNLSGEFTVINPYLVRDLKARGLWDSVMINDLKYYDGSVQQIERIPQELKDLYATAFEVETRWIVDAASRRQKWIDQAQSLNLYIAGASGKKLDVTYRMAWYRGLKTTYYLRALAATSTEKSTVNTGKLNAVSNGSGDGFSGAPAKAAPAPEMSAGPAPVPKACAIDEPDCEACQ from the coding sequence ATGCAGAACGAGTCCATTCGCGAGAATCCGCAGGCAGCCGATACCACCCTGGATCTGGCTGCTACCGCGCCGGGCCAGCTTCGCGTGATCAAACGCAACGGCACCGTTGTGCCTTACACAGATGACAAGATCACCATTGCCATCACCAAGGCCTTTCTCGCAGTGGAAGGCGACAACGCCGCCGCCTCGTCGCGCATCCACGACACCGTCGCGCGTCTGACCGAGCAGGTCACCGCCACCTTCAAGCGCCGCATGCCGTCGGGCGGCACCATCCACATCGAGGAAATCCAGGACCAGGTCGAGCTGGCCCTGATGCGTGCCGGCGAGCAGAAGGTCGCCCGCGACTACGTGATCTACCGCGAAGCCCGCGCCCAGGAGCGCAAGAACGCCAGCGTCGGCGGCCAGATCGCCCAGCCGCACCCCAGCATTCGCATCGTCCAGGCCGACGGCAGCCAGCGCCCGCTGGATCTGGGTCGCCTGCAGACCATCCTCCGTGAAGCCTGCGAAGGCCTGGCTGAAGTCGACGGCGCGCTGATCGAGCGCGAAACTCTGAAGAACCTCTACGACGGCGTGGCCGAAAAGGACGTCAACACCGCCCTGGTGATGACCGCCCGTACCCTGGTCGAGCGCGAGCCGAACTACAGCTACGTAACCGCCCGCCTGCTGATGGACACCCTGCGCGCCGAAGCGCTGGGCTTCCTCGAAGTCGCCGAATCCGCCACCCACCACGAAATGGCCGACCTCTACGCCAAGGCGCTGCCGGTCTATGTGGAAAAGGGTGTGGAGTTCGAGCTGCTCGACCCGCGTCTGAAGGAGTTCGACCTGGCCAAGCTGGGCGCTGCGATCAACCACGAGCAGGACCAGCAGTTCACCTACCTCGGCCTGCAGACGCTCTACGACCGCTACTTCATCCACAAGGACAACGTCCGCTTCGAGCTGCCGCAGATCTTCTTTATGCGCGTGGCCATGGGCCTGGCCATTGAGGAAGAGCAGCGCGAAGTCCGCGCCATCGAGTTCTACAACCTGCTGTCGTCGTTCGACTACATGGCCTCCACGCCGACCCTGTTCAACGCCGGCACCCTGCGTCCGCAGCTGTCCTCCTGCTACCTGACCACCGTGCCGGACGATCTGGGCGGCATCTACGACTCCATCCGCGATAACGCCCTGCTCTCCAAGTTCGCCGGCGGCCTGGGCAACGACTGGACCAACGTCCGTGCCCTGGGCGCCTACATCAAGGGCACCAACGGCAAGTCCCAGGGCGTTGTGCCCTTCCTGAAGGTGGTCAACGACACCGCCGTGGCGGTAAACCAGGGCGGCAAGCGCAAGGGCGCGGTCTGCGCCTACCTGGAAACCTGGCACCTGGATATCGAGGAATTCCTCGAGCTGCGCAAGAACACCGGTGACGACCGTCGCCGTACCCACGACATGAACACCGCCAACTGGATTCCGGACCTGTTCATGAAGCGCGTCTTCGACGACGGCAAGTGGACCCTGTTCTCACCCAACGAAGTACCCGACCTGCACGACCTCACCGGCAAGGCCTTCGAGGAGCGCTACGAGTACTACGAGGCCCTGACCGAGTACGGCAAGATCAGGAACTTCAAGACCCTGCAGGCCAAAGACCTGTGGCGCAAGATGCTTTCGATGCTATTCGAAACCGGCCACCCGTGGCTGACCTTCAAGGACCCGTGCAACCTGCGCAGCCCGCAGCAGCACGTGGGCGTGGTGCACAGCTCCAACCTCTGCACCGAGATCACCCTGAACACCAGTGCCGACGAGATCGCCGTCTGCAACCTGGGCTCGGTGAACCTGCCCAAGCACATCGTTGACGGCAAGCTCGATACCGCCAAGCTGGAGCGCACCATCCGCACCGCCGTACGCATGCTCGATAACGTCATCGACATCAACTACTACTCGGTGCCCCAGGCACGCAATTCCAACCTCAAGCACCGCCCGGTGGGCCTGGGCATCATGGGCTTCCAGGACGCGCTGTACCTGCAGCACATCCCCTACGGCTCCGAAGCGGCCATCGAGTTTGCCGACAAGTCGATGGAAGCTGTCAGCTACTACGCCATCCAGGCTTCCTGTGACCTGGCCGACGAGCGCGGCGCCTACGAGACCTTCCAGGGCTCGCTGTGGAACCAGGGCATCCTGCCGCTGGATTCCCAGCAGATCCTCATCGAGGCCCGTGGCCGGAAGTACATCGACGTCGACCTGACCGAGTCCCTGGACTGGGCCCCGGTGCGCGAGCGCGTGAAGAACGGCATCCGCAACTCGAACATCATGGCCATCGCGCCGACCGCGACCATCGCCAACATCACCGGCGTATCGCAGTCCATCGAGCCGACCTACCAGAACCTGTACGTGAAATCGAACCTGTCCGGCGAATTCACCGTGATCAACCCCTACCTGGTGCGCGACCTCAAGGCACGCGGCCTGTGGGACTCGGTAATGATCAACGACCTCAAGTACTACGACGGTTCGGTGCAGCAGATCGAGCGGATCCCGCAGGAGTTGAAAGACCTCTACGCGACCGCCTTCGAAGTGGAAACCCGCTGGATCGTTGACGCCGCCAGCCGCCGCCAGAAGTGGATCGACCAGGCCCAGTCGCTGAACCTCTATATCGCTGGCGCCAGCGGCAAGAAGCTCGACGTGACCTACCGCATGGCCTGGTACCGTGGCCTGAAAACCACCTACTACCTCCGTGCCCTGGCCGCGACCAGCACCGAGAAGTCCACCGTTAACACCGGCAAGCTCAACGCCGTGTCCAACGGCAGCGGCGACGGCTTCAGCGGCGCCCCGGCGAAAGCCGCTCCGGCACCGGAAATGTCCGCCGGCCCAGCCCCGGTACCGAAGGCCTGTGCCATCGATGAGCCGGACTGCGAAGCCTGCCAATAA
- a CDS encoding SRPBCC family protein, with protein MPSTIRLHRVLRTTPDRLYRAFLDADAMAKWLPPHGFTCRVHELDAHVGGRHRMSFTNFSTGSSHSFGGQYLELVENQRIRYDDSFDDPGLPGAMEVTVVLTEVSCGTELNITQQGVPDVIPAEACYPGWQESLTLLAMLVETAVPDE; from the coding sequence ATGCCCAGCACCATCCGCCTGCACCGCGTACTGCGCACCACGCCCGACCGCCTGTACCGCGCGTTTCTTGACGCCGACGCCATGGCCAAGTGGCTGCCGCCGCATGGCTTTACCTGCCGTGTGCATGAACTCGACGCGCATGTCGGTGGCCGCCACCGGATGTCCTTCACCAACTTCTCCACCGGCTCGAGCCACAGCTTTGGCGGCCAGTACCTGGAACTGGTGGAGAACCAGCGCATCCGTTACGACGACAGCTTCGATGACCCGGGCCTGCCCGGCGCCATGGAGGTCACGGTAGTGCTGACCGAGGTGTCCTGCGGCACCGAGTTGAACATCACCCAGCAGGGCGTCCCGGACGTGATCCCCGCCGAAGCCTGCTACCCCGGCTGGCAGGAATCGCTGACGCTCCTGGCCATGCTGGTCGAGACGGCGGTGCCGGATGAATGA
- a CDS encoding FMN-dependent NADH-azoreductase, whose amino-acid sequence MTHLLQLDASARPGLAGQDAHGSHSRNLSHRFVSQWLARRPQDSLTYGDIGQNPPSYVTHDWIASAFTPEERREPWMHDALAESDLLVDELLAADVLVIGTPLYNFGMPAQLKAWVDQVVRLNRTVGIDETLLPNDPYLPLLGDRPRHAVILTARGGIGFGPGGEMAHMNHLEPNLVTALNFIGITRIHQIAIEGQETGGEVLAASVAQALQQVDALVAELQSKIPGAAAKAIPETQAETV is encoded by the coding sequence ATGACTCACCTTCTGCAGCTCGACGCCAGCGCCCGTCCCGGCCTTGCTGGCCAGGACGCCCACGGCTCTCACAGCCGTAATCTCAGCCATCGCTTCGTCAGCCAGTGGCTGGCCCGCCGCCCGCAGGACAGCCTGACCTATGGGGATATCGGCCAGAATCCGCCCTCCTACGTCACCCACGACTGGATCGCCTCGGCCTTTACGCCGGAGGAACGCCGTGAACCCTGGATGCATGACGCGCTGGCCGAAAGCGACCTGCTGGTGGATGAACTGCTCGCCGCCGATGTGCTGGTCATCGGCACTCCGCTCTACAACTTCGGCATGCCGGCGCAGCTCAAGGCCTGGGTGGATCAGGTGGTACGCCTGAACCGCACGGTGGGTATCGATGAAACGCTGCTGCCCAACGACCCATACCTGCCGTTGTTGGGGGACCGGCCACGGCACGCAGTAATCCTCACCGCGCGAGGCGGGATCGGCTTCGGTCCTGGCGGGGAGATGGCGCACATGAACCACCTGGAGCCGAACCTGGTGACCGCGCTGAACTTCATCGGCATCACCCGCATTCATCAGATCGCCATCGAGGGCCAGGAAACCGGCGGCGAGGTGTTGGCCGCCTCGGTGGCCCAGGCGCTGCAACAGGTCGATGCCCTGGTCGCGGAGCTTCAGTCCAAAATACCGGGTGCCGCCGCCAAAGCGATTCCTGAAACGCAGGCTGAGACGGTTTAG
- a CDS encoding RNA methyltransferase, whose product MSKKRYACIGLSNPKSPANVGAIMRAAGCYGAASVFYTGTRYDRAKDFITDTKKVHQGIPLINIDDLRKILPLGCVPVAVELVEGARALPEYTHPDRALYIFGAEDGSLSKEIRDWCEDVVYIPTDGCMNLAATVNVVLYDRLAKGNNTRSGPLF is encoded by the coding sequence GTGAGCAAAAAACGATACGCCTGCATCGGCCTGAGCAACCCTAAATCCCCCGCCAACGTAGGCGCCATCATGCGTGCAGCAGGCTGCTACGGCGCCGCTTCGGTGTTCTACACCGGCACCCGCTATGACCGCGCCAAGGATTTCATCACCGATACCAAGAAGGTCCATCAGGGCATTCCGCTGATCAACATCGACGACCTGCGCAAAATTCTGCCGCTCGGCTGCGTGCCGGTGGCGGTTGAGCTGGTCGAGGGCGCGCGGGCCCTGCCCGAATACACCCACCCGGACCGGGCGCTGTATATCTTCGGTGCCGAAGATGGCTCGCTCAGCAAGGAGATCCGTGACTGGTGCGAGGATGTCGTCTATATCCCTACCGATGGCTGCATGAACCTTGCGGCGACGGTTAATGTGGTGCTTTACGACCGCCTGGCGAAGGGCAACAACACGCGCTCCGGTCCGCTGTTTTGA
- a CDS encoding response regulator, whose translation MDQETWSILIVEDDQRLAELTREYLEGNGLQVSIEADGAKAAERIISERPDLVVLDLMLPGEDGLSICRQVRDRYDGPILMLTARADDLDQVLGLETGADDYVCKPVRPRLLLARIRALLRRREYLEAPSSNSKRLQYGPLVVDSALREAWLRGELIELTGAEFDLLWLLASNPGRTLSREEIFAELRGIEYDGQDRSIDVRISRIRPRIGDDPEHPRLIKTVRGKGYLFVSEAAQALQ comes from the coding sequence GTGGATCAAGAGACATGGAGCATTCTGATTGTCGAAGACGATCAGCGGCTGGCCGAGCTGACCCGGGAGTATCTTGAAGGCAACGGCCTGCAAGTATCGATCGAAGCCGATGGCGCCAAGGCGGCCGAGCGCATCATCAGCGAGCGACCTGATTTGGTGGTGCTTGATCTGATGCTGCCAGGCGAAGACGGCCTGAGCATTTGCCGCCAGGTGCGTGATCGTTACGATGGCCCGATCCTGATGCTCACCGCTCGAGCCGATGACCTCGACCAGGTGCTGGGTCTGGAGACCGGCGCTGACGACTATGTGTGCAAGCCGGTCCGCCCAAGGCTGCTGCTGGCACGCATCCGTGCCTTACTGCGCCGGCGTGAATATCTCGAGGCGCCGAGCAGCAACAGCAAGCGCCTGCAGTATGGTCCGCTGGTAGTTGATAGCGCTCTGCGTGAAGCCTGGTTGCGCGGCGAGCTGATCGAGCTGACCGGGGCTGAATTCGATCTGCTCTGGCTGCTGGCTTCCAATCCGGGTCGCACCCTGTCGCGCGAGGAAATCTTTGCCGAGCTGCGCGGCATCGAATACGACGGTCAGGATCGCTCCATCGATGTGCGCATTTCGCGTATCCGCCCCCGTATCGGTGACGATCCCGAGCATCCCCGGCTGATCAAAACGGTACGCGGCAAGGGTTATCTTTTCGTTTCCGAAGCGGCGCAAGCGCTGCAGTGA
- a CDS encoding LysR family transcriptional regulator: MNNLRRLDLNLLVTLDVLLTEHNVTRAAERLNLSQPSVSVHLAKLREIFGDPLLLPGPRGMRPTARAEGLREPLRLALEALEQAVAPASPFDPGAATDIWRIAASDYGESAILLPTLAGLRRAAPGTRIAVVEMVPSRIARQAEQGDIDLALHTVEGSPPNLRRRTLFNERYVLAGRAGHPSLKRRPTLEQFCALDQVIVSPGGGGFQGATDQALARHGLERRVVLSVPHFLFLRSVLESTDLVAMLPERLVQGSAALQVVDAPLEIPGYAMAMLWHERCHRDPAHQWLREQIVNAM, from the coding sequence ATGAATAATCTCAGACGTCTGGACCTGAACTTGCTGGTAACGCTGGACGTGCTGCTGACCGAGCATAACGTCACCCGCGCCGCCGAACGCCTGAATCTCTCGCAGCCCTCGGTGAGCGTGCATCTGGCCAAGCTGCGGGAAATATTCGGTGACCCGCTGCTATTGCCCGGCCCACGGGGTATGCGCCCTACCGCGCGAGCCGAGGGGCTGCGTGAGCCACTGCGCCTGGCATTAGAGGCGTTGGAGCAGGCCGTCGCGCCTGCCAGCCCTTTCGACCCGGGCGCCGCCACTGATATCTGGCGCATCGCGGCGTCGGACTATGGCGAGTCGGCCATCCTGCTACCCACACTGGCTGGCCTGCGCAGGGCAGCCCCGGGCACGCGCATCGCCGTTGTCGAGATGGTGCCCTCGCGCATCGCCCGGCAAGCTGAACAGGGCGATATCGACCTGGCCTTGCACACGGTTGAAGGCTCGCCGCCCAACCTGCGCCGCCGCACGCTGTTCAATGAGCGCTATGTGCTGGCAGGCCGCGCCGGGCACCCGAGCCTCAAGCGGCGGCCAACCCTCGAACAGTTCTGCGCGCTCGACCAGGTCATCGTCTCGCCGGGCGGCGGCGGGTTCCAGGGCGCCACCGATCAGGCGCTCGCGCGGCATGGCCTGGAGCGCCGGGTGGTGCTGTCAGTGCCCCACTTCCTGTTTCTGCGTTCGGTGCTGGAAAGCACTGACCTGGTTGCCATGCTGCCCGAGCGGCTGGTGCAAGGCAGCGCTGCACTGCAGGTGGTAGACGCCCCGCTGGAAATACCAGGCTACGCGATGGCCATGCTTTGGCACGAGCGCTGCCACCGCGACCCCGCCCATCAATGGCTGCGTGAACAGATCGTCAACGCCATGTGA
- a CDS encoding GNAT family N-acetyltransferase has protein sequence MFTLTHLDTPPPESLKSQVLQMVVDYLSDISPVSLPPSNPLYQLYQYVVGFEVHRYLDSMDGAQPGKPELIMALDAEDPAQLLGFALYLPYVDDAEACSLLYLAVQADHRRQGIGRAMVEAMVTRYPHAEVACVAGKAPYFETLGFLPLTARGPQMVMNTRHQASDGLVAVQDLQPIFQSQEVRQIHSYLVKQHGAQAMSDAEKERDRLLDQLAQQALHLVETASAKRLH, from the coding sequence ATGTTCACCCTCACCCACCTGGACACCCCGCCGCCGGAATCGCTGAAAAGCCAGGTGCTGCAGATGGTGGTGGACTACCTCAGCGATATCAGCCCGGTTTCGCTCCCGCCCAGCAACCCGCTGTATCAGCTGTATCAATACGTGGTGGGGTTCGAGGTGCACCGCTATCTGGACAGCATGGACGGCGCTCAGCCCGGAAAGCCCGAGCTGATCATGGCGCTGGACGCCGAGGACCCGGCGCAGCTGCTGGGGTTTGCGCTCTACCTGCCCTATGTGGATGACGCCGAGGCCTGCTCGCTGCTGTATCTGGCAGTGCAGGCAGACCATCGCCGACAGGGCATCGGCCGCGCCATGGTCGAAGCGATGGTGACGCGTTATCCCCACGCCGAGGTCGCCTGCGTGGCCGGCAAGGCGCCCTACTTCGAGACCCTGGGCTTTCTGCCGCTGACTGCTCGGGGCCCGCAAATGGTGATGAATACGCGCCATCAGGCATCCGACGGGCTGGTGGCCGTGCAGGATCTGCAGCCGATCTTCCAGTCCCAGGAAGTGCGGCAGATACATAGCTATCTGGTGAAGCAACACGGCGCGCAGGCCATGAGCGACGCGGAAAAAGAGCGCGACCGCCTGCTCGACCAACTGGCGCAACAGGCACTTCACCTGGTCGAGACGGCTTCAGCCAAGCGCCTGCATTGA
- a CDS encoding class I SAM-dependent DNA methyltransferase — MSVNALYTDLSGYYDLMCADIDYQAQSRCVHRLQQIFGNGGVRHLDLACGTGPHVRHFIDFGYQSGGLDINQPMLNRAAIRCPEAHFSLQDMCTFSLSEPVDLITCFLYSIHYSAGIDRLKACIASVHGALAAGGLFCFNAVDKDKIDNALSVSHAAEHEGSRFTFRSGWHYCGVGEKQSLRLSIEKACAAQTQVWHDEHPMVAVSFGELIGVLAPYFEVQVLEHDYGKVVAWNETSGNAIFACVKR; from the coding sequence ATGTCCGTCAATGCCCTCTATACCGACCTGTCCGGTTATTACGACCTGATGTGCGCCGATATCGACTACCAGGCGCAGAGCCGTTGTGTTCATCGGCTGCAGCAGATCTTTGGCAACGGCGGTGTCAGGCACCTCGACCTGGCCTGCGGGACGGGGCCGCACGTCCGTCATTTCATCGACTTCGGCTACCAGAGCGGCGGGCTCGACATCAATCAGCCCATGCTGAACCGGGCCGCCATCCGCTGCCCCGAAGCGCATTTTTCGCTGCAGGACATGTGTACGTTCAGCTTGAGCGAGCCGGTGGATCTGATTACCTGCTTTCTCTACTCCATCCACTACAGCGCCGGCATCGATCGGCTGAAAGCCTGTATCGCCAGCGTGCATGGCGCACTCGCGGCCGGAGGCCTGTTCTGCTTCAACGCGGTGGACAAGGACAAGATCGACAACGCGCTGTCCGTCTCCCATGCCGCCGAGCATGAAGGCAGCCGCTTCACCTTCCGCTCCGGCTGGCATTACTGCGGGGTTGGCGAAAAGCAGTCGCTGAGGCTCAGTATCGAAAAGGCCTGCGCCGCTCAAACCCAGGTGTGGCACGACGAGCACCCGATGGTGGCGGTGAGTTTTGGCGAACTGATCGGTGTGCTGGCCCCGTACTTCGAGGTCCAGGTGCTCGAACACGACTACGGCAAGGTCGTGGCGTGGAACGAAACGTCCGGGAACGCGATATTTGCCTGCGTGAAGCGATGA
- the gcvA gene encoding transcriptional regulator GcvA, with amino-acid sequence MANRRLPSLSALRAFEAAARHESAKQAAEELSVTATAISHQIRLLEESLGVALFLRKPRKLELTDQGRELQQTLETAFDSIGATVERLRSGPCRQAITLSTTPAIAVRWLVPWVCMLRDTHPDIDLRFHTSHEPVALDGVTADVAIRYGDGRWPGLVAEKLFDNTFVPTCSPELGLHDAADLPRHSLIHFRAQGAVSAPIHWAAWQKLAQVPGLDVNAGLVFSDETHAISAAIGAQGVALMSRQLIEDELREGRLVQPFGPVMEGKPFHLVYPEGRRDDPTIKAVRDWVMGVPGGLCEVKG; translated from the coding sequence ATGGCAAACCGGCGCCTACCCTCGCTTTCCGCCTTGCGCGCCTTCGAAGCGGCTGCCCGCCACGAGAGCGCCAAGCAGGCCGCGGAAGAGCTGTCCGTCACCGCCACGGCCATCAGCCACCAGATTCGCTTGCTGGAGGAATCCCTCGGCGTGGCGCTGTTTCTGCGCAAGCCGCGCAAGCTGGAACTGACCGACCAGGGCCGCGAGCTGCAGCAGACGCTGGAAACCGCGTTCGACAGCATCGGCGCAACGGTCGAGCGCCTGCGCTCTGGGCCCTGCCGCCAGGCGATCACGCTCAGCACCACCCCGGCGATAGCGGTGCGCTGGCTGGTGCCCTGGGTGTGCATGCTGCGCGACACCCACCCCGACATCGACCTGCGCTTTCACACCTCCCACGAGCCGGTGGCGCTGGATGGCGTCACGGCCGATGTCGCCATCCGCTACGGCGACGGCCGTTGGCCGGGGCTGGTGGCCGAGAAGCTGTTCGACAACACCTTCGTCCCGACCTGCAGCCCGGAGCTGGGCCTGCACGACGCGGCGGATTTGCCCCGGCATTCACTTATCCACTTCCGCGCCCAAGGCGCGGTCTCCGCGCCGATTCATTGGGCGGCCTGGCAGAAGCTGGCCCAGGTGCCGGGGCTGGACGTCAACGCAGGGCTGGTCTTCTCCGACGAGACCCACGCGATTTCAGCCGCCATCGGCGCGCAGGGCGTGGCCTTGATGAGTCGGCAACTGATCGAGGATGAGTTGCGGGAGGGGCGGTTGGTGCAGCCATTCGGGCCGGTGATGGAGGGCAAGCCGTTTCATCTGGTTTATCCAGAGGGGCGGCGGGATGATCCGACGATTAAGGCGGTGCGGGATTGGGTGATGGGGGTGCCGGGTGGGTTGTGCGAGGTGAAGGGCTGA